In Oryzias melastigma strain HK-1 linkage group LG18, ASM292280v2, whole genome shotgun sequence, one DNA window encodes the following:
- the fcer1g gene encoding high affinity immunoglobulin epsilon receptor subunit gamma has translation MAVWGRNPLLGVAPLWMCFGRAEALALSEPQICYVLDGILFLYGIILTALYCRIKINSAREAKGAKGSQNVEEGIYTGLKPHATDTYETIGMKK, from the exons ATGGCCGTGTGGGGCAGGAACCCGCTCCTGGGGGTCGCTCCTCTGTGGATGTGCTTTGGGAGAGCCG AGGCGCTGGCTCTGTCCGAGCCTCAGATCTGCTACGTGCTGGACGGCATCCTGTTCCTGTACGGCATCATCCTGACCGCCCTGTACTGCAGAATCAAG ATCAACAGCGCTAGAGAGGCCAAAGGAGCCAAAGGCAGCCAG AACGTGGAGGAGGGCATCTACACG GGCCTGAAACCTCACGCCACCGACACATACGAGACCATCGGCATGAAGAAGTGA